A portion of the Krasilnikovia cinnamomea genome contains these proteins:
- a CDS encoding ABC transporter permease: protein MDGQDARVPTISPRRPFRGVATTFGALVWAGFRRWASYRQATMAGSFTNIVFGFLRCYVLLAVAAATVNGRPAGYDETQLVTYVWVGQGLLTVVALLGWSELSDRIRSGEVTVDLLRPVHPVVSYLAPDLGRALHRMMTRFVPPVLVGALVFDLYVPGRWWTVPLFAVSVVLAVVISFGCRFLVNATAFWLHDARGPVMLWTLAGGALAGLYFPLRLLPHGLAVLLWVGTPFPGMLQTPLDVLTERDPPALQAGLVGLQVVWAGALLAACAAVQRRAERRLVAQGG, encoded by the coding sequence GTGGACGGGCAGGACGCCAGGGTGCCGACGATCTCTCCACGTCGTCCGTTCCGGGGGGTGGCCACGACGTTCGGTGCGCTCGTCTGGGCGGGTTTCCGCCGCTGGGCGTCCTACCGGCAGGCCACGATGGCCGGATCGTTCACGAACATCGTCTTCGGGTTCCTGCGCTGTTACGTACTGTTAGCCGTCGCGGCGGCCACGGTTAACGGCCGCCCGGCCGGATACGACGAGACGCAGCTCGTCACGTACGTCTGGGTGGGCCAAGGGCTACTCACCGTAGTGGCCCTGTTGGGGTGGTCGGAGCTGTCCGACCGCATCCGGTCGGGCGAGGTGACCGTGGACCTGCTGCGCCCGGTGCATCCGGTGGTCTCGTACCTCGCCCCGGACCTGGGGCGGGCGCTGCACCGGATGATGACCCGGTTCGTGCCCCCGGTGCTCGTCGGGGCGCTTGTCTTCGACCTCTACGTACCGGGGCGCTGGTGGACCGTCCCGCTGTTCGCGGTGTCCGTCGTGCTGGCCGTGGTGATCAGCTTCGGGTGCCGCTTCCTGGTGAACGCGACCGCGTTCTGGCTGCATGACGCCCGGGGGCCGGTGATGCTGTGGACCCTCGCGGGTGGCGCGCTGGCCGGGTTGTACTTCCCGCTGCGACTGCTCCCGCACGGGCTCGCCGTGCTGCTGTGGGTCGGCACGCCGTTCCCGGGAATGCTGCAGACCCCGCTCGACGTGCTGACCGAGCGCGACCCGCCGGCCTTGCAGGCCGGCCTGGTGGGGTTGCAGGTGGTGTGGGCCGGGGCGCTGCTGGCCGCATGCGCCGCGGTGCAGCGCCGGGCGGAGCGCAGGCTGGTGGCCCAGGGTGGGTGA
- a CDS encoding ABC transporter permease: protein MGEQRQGRLFAYAALLAAQARAAASYRASFVVELTTNLGATAMDVLTVVVLFRPAPRVGGFTLAQALLMVSLASCAFVVADICVGNIDRLQTYVRAGTLDAVLLRPLGVLAQLMLMDLPLRKALRLVLALVVLGVALHANPIVWTPARLALLVTAPLFGAVFFGSIFVLSASLAFWWVDSGELGSAFTYGGRDFASYPVTVFEGWFRALFAYGLGFAFVAYQPALALLGLTDPLGLPPWAGYVSPLVALIVAGVAALAWRAGIRQYRSTGS from the coding sequence GTGGGTGAGCAGCGCCAGGGACGGCTTTTCGCGTACGCGGCACTGCTGGCCGCCCAGGCCCGCGCCGCCGCCTCCTACCGGGCGTCGTTCGTGGTGGAGCTGACGACCAACCTCGGCGCCACGGCGATGGACGTGCTCACCGTCGTGGTGCTGTTCCGGCCCGCGCCGCGGGTGGGCGGGTTCACGCTGGCCCAGGCGCTGCTCATGGTGAGCCTGGCGTCGTGCGCGTTCGTGGTGGCCGACATCTGCGTGGGCAACATCGACCGGCTGCAGACGTACGTGCGGGCGGGCACCCTGGACGCGGTGCTGCTCCGCCCGCTCGGCGTGCTCGCTCAGCTGATGCTCATGGATCTGCCGCTGCGCAAGGCGCTGCGACTGGTGCTGGCGCTCGTGGTGCTCGGCGTCGCGCTGCACGCGAACCCGATCGTCTGGACCCCGGCGCGGTTGGCGCTGCTGGTCACCGCCCCGCTGTTCGGCGCGGTCTTCTTCGGCTCGATCTTCGTGCTGAGCGCCAGCCTGGCGTTCTGGTGGGTGGACTCGGGCGAGCTGGGCAGTGCGTTCACGTACGGCGGGCGGGACTTCGCCTCGTACCCGGTCACGGTCTTCGAGGGCTGGTTCCGGGCGCTGTTCGCGTACGGTCTGGGCTTCGCGTTCGTGGCCTACCAGCCCGCGCTGGCCCTGCTGGGTCTCACCGACCCGCTCGGCCTGCCGCCCTGGGCCGGGTACGTCTCGCCGCTGGTCGCGCTGATCGTGGCCGGCGTGGCCGCGCTCGCGTGGCGGGCCGGGATCCGCCAGTACCGCAGCACCGGGTCGTGA
- a CDS encoding ABC transporter ATP-binding protein — protein sequence MAAVIEARGLRKDFTVRVRAGRLRREKRIVPAVAGVDLCVQPGEMLGYIGPNGAGKSTTLKMLTGVLTPSAGQVSVCGLTPVPQRTRLALRIGVVFGQRSQLWWDLPLRESFALLRHVYRVPVADHAARLRRCRALLDLDEFLDTPVRQLSLGQRMRGELTAALLHGPEVLFLDEPTIGLDVTSKRAVRSFLAELGAAGDVTLVLTTHDLADIERLCHRLVVIDHGRVVHDGTIDALHTRYGSRRRLVADLDAPLPPGFAVDGAAVSAVEADGHRVSFALESASAGAVVAALTALGSLRDLSLVEPDIEDVVARLYRDRPPDPAAG from the coding sequence ATGGCCGCGGTGATCGAGGCGCGGGGGCTGCGCAAGGACTTCACGGTACGGGTACGCGCCGGCCGGCTGCGCCGGGAGAAGCGGATCGTGCCGGCCGTCGCCGGGGTGGACCTGTGCGTCCAGCCGGGCGAGATGCTCGGCTACATCGGCCCCAACGGCGCGGGCAAGTCGACCACGCTGAAGATGCTGACCGGGGTGCTCACCCCGTCGGCCGGCCAGGTGTCGGTGTGCGGGCTGACCCCGGTGCCGCAGCGGACCCGGCTGGCGCTGCGCATCGGGGTGGTCTTCGGTCAGCGTTCGCAGCTGTGGTGGGACCTGCCGCTGCGCGAGTCGTTCGCGCTGCTGCGGCACGTCTACCGGGTGCCGGTCGCGGACCACGCGGCCCGGCTGCGCCGCTGCCGGGCGTTGCTGGATCTGGACGAGTTCCTGGACACCCCGGTCCGGCAGCTGTCGCTGGGCCAGCGGATGCGCGGTGAGCTGACCGCGGCGCTGCTGCACGGCCCCGAGGTGCTGTTCCTCGACGAGCCGACCATCGGCCTGGACGTGACGAGCAAGCGGGCGGTGCGCTCGTTCCTGGCGGAGCTGGGCGCGGCCGGCGACGTGACGCTGGTGCTCACCACCCACGACCTGGCCGACATCGAACGGCTCTGCCACCGGCTCGTGGTGATCGACCACGGCCGGGTGGTGCACGACGGGACGATCGACGCCCTGCACACCCGGTACGGCTCGCGCCGCCGTCTGGTCGCCGACCTCGACGCCCCGCTGCCGCCCGGGTTCGCCGTGGACGGCGCGGCGGTGTCCGCGGTCGAGGCCGACGGGCACCGGGTGAGCTTCGCGCTGGAGTCGGCGTCGGCGGGGGCGGTGGTCGCCGCGTTGACCGCGCTGGGTTCGCTGCGCGATCTGTCGCTGGTGGAGCCGGACATCGAGGACGTGGTGGCCCGGCTCTACCGGGATCGGCCGCCGGACCCGGCCGCCGGTTAG
- a CDS encoding TolB family protein — protein sequence MNDGAAHDPGETGPGGRGRARLLAVVAVTVLAAVGASAYVVHARRESQRATERAPHAATGGDWASVSAGPHVVFRNTGAGPDQGKVAVAPLTDPAGPRALTPASCDRVYATRARAVCLSAHTVLTTRSYQVRLLRPDWSTERDLGKLTGLYSRTRLAPDAGHAAVTAFVYGDSYTSPGKFSTRTTITPAAGGAPLDLEKFELVVDGKVRRDRDRNFWGVTFADGDRFYATALAGGKTWLARGSVAARRLTALYEDVECPSLSPDGTRIAYKKHGDLPDGQWRLTVLDLATGRQTPLAETRSVDDQPEWLDDQHVLYGLQSGPMAARTTDVWVADADGGGTPSLFIPNAWSPAVVR from the coding sequence ATGAACGACGGCGCGGCCCACGACCCGGGCGAGACCGGACCCGGCGGACGGGGCCGCGCGCGGCTGCTGGCCGTCGTCGCCGTCACGGTGCTGGCCGCGGTCGGCGCGTCCGCGTACGTGGTGCATGCCCGCCGGGAATCCCAGCGCGCGACCGAACGGGCGCCGCACGCCGCCACCGGCGGCGACTGGGCGTCGGTGTCGGCCGGACCGCACGTGGTGTTCCGCAACACCGGCGCCGGGCCCGACCAGGGCAAGGTCGCCGTGGCGCCGCTGACCGACCCGGCCGGCCCGCGGGCGCTCACCCCGGCGAGCTGCGACCGGGTGTACGCCACCCGGGCCCGCGCGGTGTGCCTGTCCGCGCACACCGTCCTGACCACCCGCAGCTACCAGGTGCGGCTGCTGCGGCCCGACTGGTCCACCGAGCGGGACCTGGGCAAGCTGACCGGCCTGTACAGCCGCACCCGGCTCGCCCCCGACGCCGGGCACGCCGCGGTCACGGCCTTCGTGTACGGCGACTCGTACACCAGCCCCGGCAAGTTCTCCACCCGCACCACGATCACCCCGGCGGCCGGCGGCGCACCCCTCGACCTGGAGAAGTTCGAACTGGTCGTGGACGGGAAGGTGCGGCGCGACCGGGACCGCAACTTCTGGGGCGTGACGTTCGCGGACGGTGACCGCTTCTACGCCACCGCCCTGGCCGGCGGCAAGACCTGGCTGGCGCGCGGCAGCGTCGCCGCCCGGCGGCTCACCGCCCTGTACGAGGACGTGGAATGCCCGTCGCTGTCCCCGGACGGCACCCGGATCGCGTACAAGAAGCACGGCGATCTGCCCGACGGCCAGTGGCGGCTCACCGTGCTCGACCTCGCGACCGGGCGGCAGACCCCGCTGGCCGAAACCCGCAGCGTCGACGACCAGCCGGAATGGCTCGACGACCAGCACGTCCTGTATGGCCTGCAGTCCGGCCCCATGGCCGCCCGGACCACGGACGTGTGGGTGGCCGACGCGGACGGCGGCGGCACCCCGAGCCTGTTCATCCCCAACGCCTGGTCGCCCGCCGTCGTCCGCTGA